The genomic region GCTGCCGCGCTCGAGCCTCGCATCCGCGCGGACGTCGGCCAGCGTGGTCAGGTCGAGGGCGATCTGGAACACCTGCAGCGCCTCGTCGTGGCGCCCGGAATCGGCCAGGTAGTGACCGTGGTTGATGTTCCAGCGGGCGATGATGTTGGCGAGGTTGTCTGCTTCGCCCCACTGCGCGGGGGGAAGCGAGCCGGTGGCGGCCTCGAAGTCGAGCTTCGCCTTGGCCAATGGCGTTCCCTGGTCGACGCGCACGGAAGCGGCCGGTTTGGCTCCCCTGGTGGTCTGCGTCATGGTGCCGGGCGGAAGCGGCTCGCTCCCGCCCGAGCTACCCGAGACCGTGACGGTCCCTTCGTTGCCGAAGAAGATGTTGGCGGGCCCCTGGGTCAGCATGAGGAACTCGGTCCCCTTGACCCCTGCGACCGCGGTGCTGCTTTTCACCTTGATGTCGGTCTGCTGTCCCGCGAGCTTCATCACCGACGCGCGGAGTTTGCCCTGGGTGAGGCCGAAGGAGCCGGTCTTCCTGGTCTTCGAGACCAGGTAGCTCTGGATCTCCAGCTCCGAGTTGTTGGCGATGGTGAAGCGGCTGTTGTCGGAGAGGGTCAGTTCGATCCAGCCGTCCTTGCCGGTCTTGAGCCAGTCTCCCTCGTTGATCACCTGCTTTGCCGCCAGCGGGCGGTAGCTTCCGCCCGGGCCCGACTTGTAGAGGACCGTCCCCTTGGCCTTGGTCACGCCACCGGCCGGTGCGGCTATCGCCAGCGCCGGCAGAAGCAGCATCAGGCAGCACAAAATGATGGTACGCATAGGTATCCCTCCGACATCGAATGGAAATCGATCTTTTCTACATTTTCTGAAGGTTCTTCCGGGGTTTCCGGTGGGTAAAGCCCCCTCGTTGGCACCCCTAACCCCCTCCCGCAAGGGGAGGGGGGATGGATCAACTTTCCGCGCCCTTAAGCGCGAAGGTGGCTTGTCCACCGTAGCGCCTAGCGCGAAGGTGGAAAAGCCTAGAGCGAATCGAGCCTCTCCTGGGCCTGCTTGGCGAGCTTGCTCTTGGGGTACTTGGTGACGATCTCCTTGTAGAGCTGCTTGGCGTGCTCGATGTTGTTCTGGTTTTCCTCCAACTGTGCGGTCTGGAACAGCTCCTTGCTCTTGTCCTCGCCGGAGCTGCACGCAGTCGCCAGCGCCAGGAACAACATCATCAACAGTGCGGATTTCTTCATCTATCTCTCCTTTTGTTGGGACCCCTCATGGGGTCGGGAATATGCAGCTAGGGGGCCTGTTTTTTCACCGCCAGCGGAAAATCCGGAACGGTCCTGGGCTTCGCCGTGGTCGGGGTCTGCTTTCCGCCGGTCAACTCCTGCACCCTTTCGGAAAGCCACAGGTCGAGGCTCGCCACGGTGATGCGCCCCTTTCCGGTGTAGTCGGCCTTGCCGGAGATCCCCTCCACCAGCGCCTTGGTGAAGGCGCCGTTGCCCCAGGCGGGGTCCTCGATGGAGTACTGGCGCCCGGTGGAGGAGGCGAAAACGACCACGCCGTTCTCGGCGCTGGAGAGGTCGTTGACCACGGCGTTGACCTCGCTCCCCCCCTTCTTGCCGCCCATGACGTCGCCCGCATGGCAGGTGTCTACGAAGAGCACCGCCTTGCCGGGAAGCGACATCAGGGCTTTCCTGATCTCGGAGAAGACGACGGCACTTTCCCCGAGCTTTCCCGGCTTGCCGTCGACGGGGAGGAAGTAGTAGGCGCCGCCTGCGTCGGTGACGCCGTGGCCGGAAAGAAAGACGATCGCGGTGTCACGCTCACGCGCCTCGCCCGAAAGCCATTTGAGCCCGTCCAGCACGGCCTGGCGGTTTGCCGCCGCATCGGTCAGGAGCTTTACCGAGACATCGCCGTAGAGCCCACCCTTCTGGAGCTGCATGAGGGAGGCGAAGTCCTTGGCGTCCTTGGCAGCGAAGTCGAGGGCGAGTTCCGGGTCGGGGTAGCCCCCGATGCCGATGGAGAGGATGAAAAGCCGCGGCTTGAGCGATATCACCTCGGGCTCGGGTTCCTGCGCCGTGCGCGACACACTTATCGTTGCCGGTTCGCTGGCTGCGTGCCTGTTCTCGGCGATGACGGCGACCTCGCTTTCCCCGGCAGGGAGCGCAAAGGTGACTTTGCGGCGCTCGCCCTGGTTGAGCGGCAGGCCGGTCCCCTGCCACTTGAAGGAGACGGGGCGCCCGTTCACCAGGACCTTCACACCGGTCACGGCCTCGCCGGAGGGGGAGCGCACGGTGAAGTCGACGGTCACCTCCCCCTGTTCGACCACCCCCTTGTCCTGGGGCGAGGTGATGCTCACCACCGGCGGGAGGAGCGACAGGAGCGTTTCCTCCCCAGTGCCCTTGCCGGCTTCCGCATCATCCCACTTGGCTAAGAGCCGGTTGATGACGTCGGGGCGGCAAAAGACCAAGCGGAAGCGGGAGACGGGGAAGAAGTCGGCGCCTTGCGCGGTGTCGCTGTTCAGGTGCCACCCCGCAAGCTCCTCCCCCCCCACGGAAGCGTCGTAGTACCCCGACGGCGTCCAGAGCACCCAGCGCTTTTTGTCCGCGTGCGGAAAGAAGGCGAGAAGTTCCTTGCCGTCGCTCATGCGGTACCAGCGGATGGTCCCGTCCCCTAAGGCGGCGACGGCCACCTTGCCGTTGGCGGACACGTTCACCTGCCAGACGATGGCAGGCGCCGCGCGGTGCCAGCGCTCCTTCCCCAGCCGGTCGAAGCAGCGCAGGTTCCAGTCGGTGCCGAGCAAAAAGAGCTTGCGGTCGTGACCGAGGGCGAGGCTGCGCGACGCCTCGTGCGGCTCCATCCGGAGCGGCAGGCCGTTCAAAAGCGGCGTGGTCCCGTTGCGCCATCCGGTCACCCGCAGCTCGGGCGTTTCCAATAGCGCACCGTAAAGCCCGTCGTCGTCCCCCCCCAGCCTGAGGGATCGGTCCCCCAGGGCGAAAACGGCGCCCGGCTTGGCGCCGGGGCCATAGCCGAATCCGATGGAGGAGCCGTCGGCAGAGACCAGGAGGTTGCCGCCGCGATGGTCGACGATGCCGGGGGCGCGGTGGAACGAGGGGGCCTTACCGGGTTCGGTCACACCGATCTCAGGCCCGGCTGCCGCATAGGCCAGGGCCCCGCCCGGGAGAGAGGCGAGCTGCATCACGTTTCCGTCTGCTATGGGAAGGTCGGAGAATTCTCCCTTCCCCCCCTCTTCCCAGCGGCGCAGCAGGTACTTGTCACCCGACCTGTGGCTCCCCGCGGCGTAGAGCGTCGTGCCGTCTGCGGACCAGGCGACGCTGAAGAGGCTGCCGCTGTCGGCGCCGCCTGGAGCCGTGTAGAGGGGGGTCAGGTCACTCCCGGAGAGGACGGCGACCTTTCGGGAATCGTCGCAGCCGACGGCAAGCTTCCCGCCGTCGGCGGTGAAGGCTATCGAGTAGGGGAGCTCACCGTTGGGGGCTTTCTCCTTGGCCAAGAGCTGCATCCTGTCGTCATAAAGGCGCACGAACCCGTCCCAGGAAGCCGTAGCCAGCCTCCCCGCGGCGTCGAATTCGAGGCCGTAGCAATCGTTGCCGTAAGCGCGGTCCGCCCCGGCCAGTTTCCAGTCGGAGACGCGCAGCTGGTAGACCCCCTTGCCGGCGCCGAGCGCCACGGCGATGCGCCTGCCGTCGGGAGAGTACCTAAGCGCCTTGATCACGTTGGGGAAGCCGTCCAGCCGCTTCACCACCTTTCCGGTGGCGCGGCTATAGAAGTAGACGCTCCCCTTTTTCTGCCAATCCCACCCGGTCCAGCCGCCGCAGGCGATGGTGCCGCCATCGGGGGAGATGGCGACCGCGAATAGCTTCCCTTCGTTCCCCGGGCCGATGTGAGGGCGCAGGATGCGAACCGGGGCGGGGTCGGAACTCCCCTCCACCTTCGCGGCGAGATCCCAGACCCGCACCGTCTTGTCCTCTGATGCTGTCGCCATCCAGTGCCCTGCCGCGTCGATCGAGATGGCCTTCACCATCGCCGTGTGCATACCGGTCTCGATGCGGAGCATCGGTTCGCGCGGCGGGGCCGCGGCAAAGGCCAGGGTTGCCGCCATCTGCCAGGCCAGACAGAGCGAAAAAAGCGCGGATAGGAACCTTCGGCTCATCATGTATCTCCAGTCTCTTTGCTGCATAACCGGGGGCTCGCGCCTCAGCGCGGCACCCGCCCCGTCACCTTGAAGACGAAGTCGTAGGTCAGGATATCCTCCCACTGCCAGCCGCGCGCGGTGGAGCGGGTGTCGTCGGGCCCGCTGTAGGGCTTGCCCGGGGTGTAGTACCAGTTGAGTATCGCCTCGCCGGAG from Citrifermentans bremense harbors:
- a CDS encoding FecR domain-containing protein → MRTIILCCLMLLLPALAIAAPAGGVTKAKGTVLYKSGPGGSYRPLAAKQVINEGDWLKTGKDGWIELTLSDNSRFTIANNSELEIQSYLVSKTRKTGSFGLTQGKLRASVMKLAGQQTDIKVKSSTAVAGVKGTEFLMLTQGPANIFFGNEGTVTVSGSSGGSEPLPPGTMTQTTRGAKPAASVRVDQGTPLAKAKLDFEAATGSLPPAQWGEADNLANIIARWNINHGHYLADSGRHDEALQVFQIALDLTTLADVRADARLERGSVYGRFLDHPEAALAEYLLVLEEYNKIPQMETALYSAGQTLYDMGRTDLAKARFKQYLNEYPEGKHRSSVETLLKMLEQ
- a CDS encoding tetratricopeptide repeat protein; amino-acid sequence: MKKSALLMMLFLALATACSSGEDKSKELFQTAQLEENQNNIEHAKQLYKEIVTKYPKSKLAKQAQERLDSL
- a CDS encoding caspase family protein, giving the protein MSRRFLSALFSLCLAWQMAATLAFAAAPPREPMLRIETGMHTAMVKAISIDAAGHWMATASEDKTVRVWDLAAKVEGSSDPAPVRILRPHIGPGNEGKLFAVAISPDGGTIACGGWTGWDWQKKGSVYFYSRATGKVVKRLDGFPNVIKALRYSPDGRRIAVALGAGKGVYQLRVSDWKLAGADRAYGNDCYGLEFDAAGRLATASWDGFVRLYDDRMQLLAKEKAPNGELPYSIAFTADGGKLAVGCDDSRKVAVLSGSDLTPLYTAPGGADSGSLFSVAWSADGTTLYAAGSHRSGDKYLLRRWEEGGKGEFSDLPIADGNVMQLASLPGGALAYAAAGPEIGVTEPGKAPSFHRAPGIVDHRGGNLLVSADGSSIGFGYGPGAKPGAVFALGDRSLRLGGDDDGLYGALLETPELRVTGWRNGTTPLLNGLPLRMEPHEASRSLALGHDRKLFLLGTDWNLRCFDRLGKERWHRAAPAIVWQVNVSANGKVAVAALGDGTIRWYRMSDGKELLAFFPHADKKRWVLWTPSGYYDASVGGEELAGWHLNSDTAQGADFFPVSRFRLVFCRPDVINRLLAKWDDAEAGKGTGEETLLSLLPPVVSITSPQDKGVVEQGEVTVDFTVRSPSGEAVTGVKVLVNGRPVSFKWQGTGLPLNQGERRKVTFALPAGESEVAVIAENRHAASEPATISVSRTAQEPEPEVISLKPRLFILSIGIGGYPDPELALDFAAKDAKDFASLMQLQKGGLYGDVSVKLLTDAAANRQAVLDGLKWLSGEARERDTAIVFLSGHGVTDAGGAYYFLPVDGKPGKLGESAVVFSEIRKALMSLPGKAVLFVDTCHAGDVMGGKKGGSEVNAVVNDLSSAENGVVVFASSTGRQYSIEDPAWGNGAFTKALVEGISGKADYTGKGRITVASLDLWLSERVQELTGGKQTPTTAKPRTVPDFPLAVKKQAP